From the genome of Nitrospira sp., one region includes:
- a CDS encoding pyruvate ferredoxin oxidoreductase has translation MYLVADISVEICAAKSCKLCTQYCPEANTILYSDEMGKDKGFKYGSAYVAVDRCKGCAQCVWVCDNMAKNNAIKMIMIDQLPMAALTDNITYGEKSTTATLVSPVVG, from the coding sequence ATGTATTTGGTAGCCGATATCAGTGTTGAGATTTGCGCTGCGAAAAGCTGCAAGCTGTGTACGCAGTATTGTCCTGAAGCCAATACCATTCTCTACAGTGATGAAATGGGCAAGGACAAGGGCTTTAAGTATGGGTCGGCCTATGTGGCAGTAGATCGGTGCAAAGGCTGCGCGCAGTGCGTGTGGGTCTGTGACAACATGGCAAAAAATAATGCCATCAAGATGATCATGATCGACCAACTGCCGATGGCGGCATTGACAGACAATATTACCTATGGGGAAAAGAGTACGACGGCGACATTGGTCAGCCCTGTAGTTGGGTAA
- a CDS encoding 2-oxoacid:acceptor oxidoreductase family protein, with protein MAKRFNIRMAGVGGQGVVTGSHILSTSVINAGGESTIVPFYGSEKRMAPVESYVRVSDEPIYEIGEITFPHIIIIFHPQVITHGKSYTMPFYFGLKEDGIALINNDGPMRLHKDQARELEERRAKLYYFPATKISLDVAGMDLATNMALMGCIGAITGLTNMVGLEQAVKDRFLGKGFVVSGGTAALDSVVERKFKKKQELIEKNVAVMRAGWNYAVDHGWASPEVKRAEEPVAAAAAN; from the coding sequence ATGGCGAAACGATTCAACATCCGTATGGCCGGCGTGGGAGGCCAGGGCGTCGTCACCGGCTCACACATTCTGAGCACGTCCGTGATCAATGCGGGCGGAGAGAGTACGATTGTTCCGTTCTACGGATCAGAAAAACGGATGGCTCCGGTCGAAAGTTATGTGCGGGTTTCGGATGAGCCTATTTATGAAATTGGGGAAATCACGTTTCCGCACATCATCATCATCTTCCATCCCCAGGTCATCACTCACGGGAAATCGTACACGATGCCGTTCTATTTTGGCTTGAAGGAGGACGGCATTGCGCTGATCAACAACGATGGGCCGATGAGATTGCATAAGGATCAGGCCCGTGAGTTGGAAGAGCGCCGCGCCAAGCTCTATTATTTTCCCGCCACGAAGATCTCCCTTGATGTCGCCGGGATGGATCTTGCCACCAACATGGCGCTCATGGGTTGCATTGGCGCCATTACTGGTTTGACGAACATGGTCGGCTTGGAGCAGGCCGTGAAGGATCGCTTTCTAGGAAAGGGATTCGTGGTGTCCGGTGGTACGGCGGCATTGGACAGTGTCGTCGAGAGAAAATTCAAGAAGAAGCAAGAATTGATCGAGAAAAACGTCGCGGTGATGCGAGCCGGGTGGAACTACGCGGTGGATCACGGTTGGGCTTCTCCGGAAGTGAAGCGTGCGGAAGAGCCGGTGGCAGCGGCCGCCGCGAACTAG
- a CDS encoding ferredoxin oxidoreductase, giving the protein MSLDYVKFSNGFEKFMPKEYRDMVEHGPFGKKVSVSQMGSFKEVLEEHPMCAGCAMTLFIRLAMIAFPNPEDTITVGTAGCGRLAISQAAIPFVYGNYGDQNGVASGLSRGLRLRFGDKPKDVVVMAGDGGTADIGFQQVLHSWFRKERFTTIMLDNEVYGNTGGQESGMTNRGAVLKMAPLGKKFEKMDMLQMAKVAGCAYVATVVPNNPRRVESVIKKAVLIAREVGSTYIQAYTSCNIEYAIPTDKVMEDAKNVENDRYQFTEYISDEAKQYLTERYGYKEFLPKPAAQTQSLPKA; this is encoded by the coding sequence ATGAGCCTTGATTACGTCAAGTTTTCAAACGGCTTTGAGAAGTTTATGCCGAAAGAATATCGGGATATGGTCGAGCACGGCCCCTTCGGGAAAAAGGTCTCTGTCTCGCAGATGGGATCTTTCAAAGAAGTGCTCGAAGAGCATCCAATGTGCGCTGGTTGCGCCATGACTCTCTTCATTCGTCTTGCCATGATCGCCTTCCCCAACCCAGAGGATACCATTACCGTCGGCACCGCCGGTTGCGGGCGCTTGGCGATTTCACAGGCTGCCATTCCATTCGTCTATGGAAACTATGGAGATCAAAATGGCGTGGCGAGTGGCCTTTCGCGTGGGCTACGGCTCCGCTTCGGTGACAAGCCGAAGGACGTGGTCGTGATGGCCGGCGACGGCGGCACGGCCGACATCGGATTCCAGCAGGTGCTTCACTCCTGGTTCCGCAAGGAACGGTTCACGACGATCATGTTGGATAACGAAGTCTATGGCAACACCGGTGGGCAGGAAAGCGGCATGACGAATCGCGGGGCCGTGTTGAAGATGGCTCCATTGGGCAAGAAGTTTGAAAAGATGGACATGCTGCAGATGGCCAAGGTTGCCGGCTGCGCATATGTGGCGACGGTGGTTCCGAACAATCCCCGCCGAGTGGAGAGCGTAATCAAGAAGGCCGTGTTGATCGCCAGAGAAGTGGGATCGACTTATATTCAGGCGTACACCTCCTGCAACATTGAGTATGCGATTCCGACCGACAAGGTCATGGAAGACGCGAAGAATGTGGAAAACGACCGGTACCAGTTCACGGAATACATCAGCGACGAAGCGAAGCAGTATTTGACCGAGCGGTACGGCTACAAAGAGTTTTTGCCGAAGCCGGCGGCCCAGACCCAAAGCCTTCCGAAGGCATAG
- a CDS encoding methylenetetrahydrofolate reductase C-terminal domain-containing protein gives MSHGPCGGVRKGGFCEVYPDMTCPWVTLFHKLEDLGQLEWMKQV, from the coding sequence ATGAGTCACGGTCCATGTGGAGGCGTCCGCAAGGGAGGCTTTTGCGAAGTGTACCCAGACATGACCTGCCCGTGGGTGACGCTGTTCCATAAACTTGAAGACCTGGGCCAACTGGAATGGATGAAACAAGTCTAA
- the queF gene encoding NADPH-dependent 7-cyano-7-deazaguanine reductase QueF, whose product MSETRGRKQTRKRSTTKLGYNERHAKSGISTALPEIETFPNQYRGYEITIVIPEYTAICPKTNLPDFGTITVHYKPDKACLELKALKMYIHAYRNVGIFYENAVNRMLQDIVASCRPTWAKVTGEFAARGGLRSVIEARYPE is encoded by the coding sequence GTGAGCGAAACGAGGGGCAGAAAACAGACGCGAAAGCGTTCAACGACCAAGCTTGGCTATAACGAGCGTCACGCCAAGAGCGGGATTTCTACCGCGCTGCCAGAAATCGAAACCTTCCCCAATCAATACAGGGGATACGAGATTACGATTGTCATCCCCGAATACACCGCCATCTGCCCCAAGACCAATCTTCCCGACTTTGGCACGATCACTGTGCACTACAAGCCGGATAAGGCCTGTCTCGAGCTCAAAGCCCTCAAAATGTATATCCATGCCTATCGAAACGTGGGCATCTTCTATGAAAATGCCGTGAACCGCATGCTTCAAGACATTGTTGCATCCTGCCGACCGACGTGGGCTAAGGTCACCGGAGAATTCGCCGCGCGTGGCGGCCTTCGCAGCGTGATCGAAGCCAGATATCCAGAGTAG
- a CDS encoding c-type cytochrome — protein MHARHLTYITLLILMGFYASIAQAVKPATNRDTLMEGRRIYEQTCAWCHGIGGEGDGPAGWFIGRYSSPRPRNFVKDGYKFRSTASGELPTDQDLFKIVTQGIPGVMPSYRSLNEEARWQVIAYLKSWNPAFQEETPVPLTFPPSPPSPTETGIQNGRNLYVKYDCRVCHGDNGEGDGPETIAGRLRDANNLPIRATNLTDPSAWKNGTSSQDIFRSLMTGLDGTPMPSYANEFAGQEDALWELVWYLQSLSGQQGK, from the coding sequence ATGCACGCCAGGCACCTCACCTACATCACGCTGCTGATCCTCATGGGATTCTACGCATCGATCGCCCAAGCCGTGAAGCCTGCCACCAACCGGGACACGCTCATGGAGGGACGCCGGATCTACGAGCAAACCTGCGCCTGGTGCCATGGAATCGGCGGTGAAGGAGACGGACCGGCCGGATGGTTCATCGGCCGCTATTCCAGCCCGCGGCCCCGCAACTTTGTGAAGGACGGCTATAAGTTCCGCAGCACGGCTTCAGGCGAACTCCCGACGGATCAGGACCTCTTCAAAATCGTCACGCAGGGCATTCCCGGCGTCATGCCGTCCTACCGCTCATTGAACGAAGAGGCGCGATGGCAGGTCATTGCCTATCTCAAGTCATGGAACCCGGCATTCCAGGAGGAAACGCCCGTCCCACTGACCTTCCCGCCTTCTCCCCCCTCCCCGACCGAGACCGGCATACAGAACGGCCGGAATCTCTATGTGAAATACGACTGCCGGGTGTGCCACGGAGACAACGGCGAGGGGGACGGACCGGAAACAATCGCCGGTCGCTTGCGCGATGCGAATAATCTCCCCATCCGTGCCACGAATCTCACCGACCCGTCGGCATGGAAAAACGGGACGTCCTCGCAGGATATCTTCCGCAGCCTCATGACCGGGCTGGACGGCACGCCGATGCCGTCCTATGCCAATGAATTTGCCGGCCAAGAGGACGCGCTGTGGGAATTGGTCTGGTATCTCCAATCGCTATCGGGACAACAGGGGAAATAA
- a CDS encoding carboxypeptidase regulatory-like domain-containing protein — protein MALISRRTKSTHRLGEDRSGTGTDFVNALLILTGLLLAVHAPQGLHAEPSTATLAGRVLYGGPAVPDQVVEITRDSAFCGTQATLRTVAIHPKTRGLEGAVVSIDGSAVPVSDTAVPPLVLTNTRCGFAPRIAVGIVGQQLEIRNTDPVMHNTHISMGPRTFVNVAMIPASRPVGKPLKQPGIYTVKCDAHKFMQAHVLAFTHPYFGVTDETGAFRIPNLPAGEHQVTIWHETLGTFQQTVTVSAQHDTSITFEYPHHGDSRKP, from the coding sequence ATGGCACTGATCAGCCGTCGCACGAAGTCCACCCACAGACTCGGCGAAGACCGCTCCGGAACCGGAACCGACTTCGTCAATGCGCTATTGATCCTTACGGGCTTGCTGCTGGCCGTTCACGCCCCCCAGGGGTTGCACGCGGAACCATCCACCGCCACGCTGGCCGGACGAGTCCTCTATGGTGGTCCAGCCGTTCCCGACCAGGTAGTCGAGATCACTCGCGATTCGGCGTTTTGCGGCACACAGGCCACCCTTCGCACCGTGGCGATCCATCCAAAAACACGAGGACTCGAAGGCGCCGTCGTGAGCATCGACGGGAGCGCCGTGCCGGTATCCGATACCGCGGTGCCACCACTCGTGTTGACGAATACTCGCTGCGGCTTTGCTCCTCGCATTGCCGTCGGCATCGTCGGGCAACAGTTGGAAATCCGCAATACCGACCCCGTCATGCACAACACACATATCTCGATGGGGCCGCGTACCTTCGTGAATGTGGCCATGATTCCCGCCAGTCGACCGGTCGGAAAACCACTCAAGCAGCCGGGGATCTACACGGTGAAATGCGACGCCCACAAATTTATGCAGGCGCATGTCCTCGCGTTCACGCATCCCTACTTCGGGGTGACGGACGAGACCGGCGCCTTTCGGATCCCGAATCTTCCCGCAGGCGAACATCAAGTGACCATTTGGCATGAGACCTTAGGCACGTTCCAACAAACCGTCACGGTGTCGGCACAGCATGACACCAGCATCACCTTCGAATATCCCCATCATGGCGACAGCAGAAAACCATAA
- a CDS encoding response regulator: protein MATAENHNRHWFSRLWAIWQGSLRLRLSVGMAVIITLGMALFATFRLVEIRRSVEDAAQAKALAVSRTFAMMGGAAVLDNLFRIQEALTRYAQGADIVSIVLVDPDNMIVAATDPGSIGRQLTDPTLLQAQARRMETLTHDLQPDGTPTLVVATPLLEEQTVAAWVRLEFSLAAMKQEVTREFRQLLLFSALLMAMTILVSQLGIRRMSALFRDTAGTLQNTLRTLHRPSEQDQAVNEVPAPSDSTRDSREGELEQMVSLVETTSTLLTTQAQRLQSFTQSLEHAVQERTAELSEAKEAAETANRAKSQFLANMSHEIRTPMNGVLGMAELLLTTALTPKQRSLAETLHRSGTGLLDIINEILDFSKIEAGKLLLERIEFGLRQIIEDAVDLLAESANRKNLELTCFIPDEIPDAVIGDPVRLRQIVLNLVSNAIKFTHAGEVSVSFSLKARESDNVVLKCAVRDTGIGISETARARLFQAFSQADGSTTRQFGGSGLGLAIVKQLAHLMRGDVGVESLPGQGSTFWFTATLGTATETGATADTNQATLTGMPVLIVDDNPTNRQILEAHLTSWGAIVHSATSAREALHFLGEEHASHPKVRLAILDIHMPEVDGIDLAQAIRNSAGLHDLLLVALSSVGQPDQDPRLSPSLFNAWLRKPIHQSLLKDCLTRLCRHAPEDESPVAVQPQNDTPRFSGHVLLAEDNPVNREVACSMLELLGCTTAVAENGKEAVAAVENGSFDLILMDCHMPEMDGLTATETIRTHEGQRQHPRHTTIVALTANALEGDRQRCLAAGMDDYLTKPFTMNQLKATLQRWLPDTSVHTPASPPAAQPPEPASLLNTQTPAAHARPAAEDHLDLHAWQAFRTRQRPGQPDFLLKALSLYVPHAEAQLTRLEQHVISGDIQAIAMIAHTLKSSSAQLGAFRLAGLYAEVEAAGRAGKTGEIPGLIQRLRPEHNIVCALMQEELNRTGRSAA, encoded by the coding sequence ATGGCGACAGCAGAAAACCATAACCGGCACTGGTTCAGCCGGCTCTGGGCCATCTGGCAAGGCAGTCTCCGGCTCCGCCTCAGTGTCGGGATGGCGGTGATCATCACCCTTGGCATGGCCTTGTTTGCGACTTTCCGTCTGGTTGAAATCCGCCGCTCCGTCGAAGATGCCGCACAGGCCAAGGCGCTGGCGGTCAGTCGTACCTTCGCGATGATGGGAGGCGCTGCTGTTCTGGACAATCTTTTCCGGATTCAGGAAGCCCTGACTCGATATGCTCAGGGCGCCGACATCGTCAGTATCGTCCTCGTCGATCCCGACAATATGATTGTGGCGGCGACCGACCCCGGCTCAATCGGTCGACAACTCACAGATCCCACGCTGTTGCAGGCTCAAGCCAGGAGAATGGAAACCCTCACTCACGACCTGCAGCCTGACGGCACGCCGACGCTGGTGGTCGCCACCCCGTTATTGGAGGAACAAACGGTCGCAGCCTGGGTCCGCCTTGAGTTTTCCCTGGCGGCGATGAAGCAGGAGGTGACGCGAGAATTCCGCCAGTTGCTGCTGTTCTCCGCATTGTTGATGGCGATGACTATTCTCGTCAGTCAACTGGGAATCCGGCGCATGTCGGCGCTCTTCCGGGACACAGCCGGCACACTTCAGAATACGCTTCGGACGCTGCACCGCCCCTCGGAGCAGGATCAGGCCGTGAACGAGGTGCCCGCTCCCTCCGACTCCACCAGAGATTCTCGGGAGGGCGAGCTCGAGCAGATGGTGTCTCTCGTAGAAACCACGAGCACGCTTCTCACCACGCAAGCCCAACGACTCCAATCGTTTACACAGTCTCTGGAACATGCCGTGCAGGAGAGAACCGCCGAACTCTCTGAGGCCAAAGAAGCAGCCGAGACAGCCAATCGAGCTAAATCGCAATTCCTCGCGAACATGAGCCACGAGATTCGGACCCCGATGAACGGGGTGTTGGGCATGGCCGAACTGCTCCTCACGACCGCACTGACGCCCAAACAGCGCTCCCTCGCGGAAACTCTTCATCGTTCCGGCACCGGGCTCCTGGATATCATCAATGAGATTTTGGATTTCTCCAAAATCGAAGCCGGGAAACTGCTGCTTGAACGGATTGAATTCGGCTTGCGGCAAATCATCGAGGACGCCGTCGATCTCCTGGCAGAATCAGCCAATCGCAAGAACCTTGAACTGACCTGCTTCATACCGGACGAGATTCCGGATGCCGTAATCGGAGACCCGGTGCGACTTCGCCAGATTGTGCTGAATCTGGTCAGCAACGCCATCAAGTTTACCCATGCCGGTGAGGTCTCAGTCTCTTTCTCGCTCAAAGCACGAGAGTCCGACAACGTGGTGCTGAAATGTGCGGTCCGCGACACCGGTATCGGCATTTCCGAAACCGCACGCGCACGACTCTTTCAGGCATTCTCCCAGGCGGACGGCTCCACAACCAGACAGTTCGGCGGGAGCGGGCTTGGCCTGGCGATCGTCAAACAATTAGCACACTTGATGAGAGGTGACGTGGGGGTCGAGAGCCTTCCTGGCCAAGGCTCAACCTTTTGGTTCACGGCGACGCTAGGGACCGCGACGGAGACGGGGGCAACGGCGGACACCAACCAGGCGACATTAACAGGCATGCCAGTCCTGATCGTCGACGACAACCCAACAAACCGACAAATTCTGGAAGCACACTTAACCAGCTGGGGCGCCATCGTACACTCCGCGACTTCAGCCCGTGAAGCCTTGCACTTCCTCGGCGAGGAGCATGCCTCTCATCCCAAGGTACGGCTGGCGATACTGGATATCCATATGCCGGAGGTAGACGGCATCGATCTCGCCCAGGCCATCAGGAACTCCGCCGGACTGCATGACCTGCTGTTAGTGGCGTTGAGCTCCGTCGGACAACCGGACCAAGATCCCCGACTCTCCCCCTCGCTGTTCAATGCCTGGTTGAGGAAACCGATCCACCAGTCGTTGTTGAAGGACTGCCTGACGCGTCTCTGTCGACATGCGCCGGAAGACGAATCCCCGGTCGCGGTTCAGCCACAGAATGACACGCCAAGGTTCTCCGGCCATGTCCTGCTGGCCGAAGACAATCCCGTGAACCGCGAGGTGGCCTGCAGCATGTTGGAGCTGCTGGGCTGTACCACCGCTGTCGCGGAAAATGGCAAGGAAGCGGTGGCCGCCGTCGAGAACGGGTCGTTTGATCTGATCCTCATGGATTGCCACATGCCGGAAATGGACGGCCTGACCGCCACAGAAACGATCCGCACACATGAGGGGCAGCGACAGCACCCTCGCCACACCACTATCGTCGCCCTTACAGCCAATGCGCTGGAAGGAGATCGCCAGCGATGTCTCGCCGCAGGCATGGACGATTATCTGACAAAGCCGTTTACCATGAATCAACTCAAGGCCACCCTTCAACGATGGCTTCCCGACACGTCCGTCCATACGCCGGCTTCGCCTCCTGCAGCGCAGCCGCCGGAACCCGCCTCCCTCCTGAACACACAAACGCCCGCGGCGCACGCGAGGCCGGCCGCCGAAGATCACCTCGACCTCCACGCCTGGCAGGCTTTCCGTACCCGTCAGCGACCCGGGCAGCCGGACTTCTTGCTCAAAGCCCTCTCATTGTATGTGCCTCATGCGGAAGCCCAGCTGACGCGGCTCGAACAACATGTGATCAGCGGCGACATCCAGGCCATTGCGATGATCGCCCATACGCTGAAATCGTCCTCGGCGCAACTTGGCGCGTTCCGCCTCGCAGGGCTGTATGCGGAGGTAGAAGCCGCCGGACGTGCCGGCAAAACCGGCGAGATCCCCGGCCTCATTCAACGCCTGCGGCCCGAGCACAACATCGTCTGTGCCCTCATGCAGGAAGAGCTCAACCGAACAGGACGGTCGGCAGCGTGA
- a CDS encoding response regulator, which produces MTIHRLFQRLLPFPQSSGSAPVPIGREQPLARQQYESSLRESEEKYRRLFESSRDAIMILYPPNWNFIACNPATVQLFGARDEAHFTSLGPGDVSPEYQPDGELSMVKAPKAIEAAMRDGFHLFEWMHKRVGGSTFLATVQLTRITLQGVQGLQATVRDITEQRRAETELRAYATFQRAILDNAGYAIISCRPDGIIQLFNPAAEALLGYRTDELIGCQHPGIFHDPAEVAARARQFSDELGRIIAPGFDVFVEKCRCNLPNEHEWTYIRKDGTRRTVLLNVTALRDADGKITGYLGVASDVTPLKRTAQELLLAKEAAEAASRTKSQFLANMSHEIRTPMNGVLGMTELLLTTPLDARQQHLTRTIQQSGEALLAIINDILDFSKIEAGKLQLERLDFDLQDTVDNAVELFATPAQRKRLELTCHMPNSVPRALRGDPIRLRQALLNLISNALKFTAAGEINVRVEAVTETDTTVTLRFTVKDSGVGIPPEAQQRIFEAFSQADGTTTRRFGGTGLGLTIVKELVALMQGQIGVESQVGQGSTFWFTTVFERQPAIAQDQHPKHALLQRRILVVDDTAANREILDDHLRSWGAIPVLAASAAESLTHLRAAADAQHPFELAILDFQMPDMDGMQLAQAIRADPQLGTLPLLMLTSVGYDAGASGVSAVDGWVTKPVRKPLLHQAILGLLRTGHRPATHRPEPVASPSLAAKTPSARLLLVEDTPVNREVATGMLDLMGYSVCAVENGRLALAAIAQERFDLVLMDCQMPEMDGFTATAAIRQQESQPGRHRLPIIALTANAMEGDRARCLAAGMDDYLAKPFTVAELNTILTRWLAPGRADNKAAPTPPSTAADDSTHGPDQPAAEADIDKTAWEAIRSLQRPGRPDILAKVLTTYLNDSRVLVEEIRAAVEAQDSGALANAAHRLKSSSAQLGALATATHCKELEQLGRLAQLDDAARLLVLLIETHQAACAAMAAELRHHPAT; this is translated from the coding sequence ATGACCATCCACCGGCTTTTCCAACGTCTATTGCCATTTCCGCAGTCAAGTGGATCGGCCCCTGTTCCCATCGGCCGCGAACAGCCTCTTGCACGGCAGCAGTACGAGTCGAGTTTACGGGAGAGCGAAGAGAAGTACCGGCGGCTCTTCGAGTCGTCGCGCGACGCGATCATGATTTTGTATCCACCCAACTGGAATTTTATCGCCTGCAACCCAGCCACGGTCCAACTGTTCGGCGCAAGAGACGAAGCGCACTTTACGTCCCTAGGTCCTGGCGACGTATCCCCCGAATATCAGCCGGACGGCGAGTTGTCCATGGTCAAGGCACCCAAGGCCATCGAAGCCGCCATGCGGGACGGCTTCCACCTCTTCGAATGGATGCACAAACGAGTCGGCGGTTCGACCTTCTTGGCCACCGTCCAATTGACCCGCATCACTCTCCAAGGCGTCCAAGGATTGCAGGCAACCGTTCGCGACATTACCGAGCAACGCCGGGCCGAGACCGAACTGCGCGCCTATGCGACGTTTCAACGGGCCATCCTCGACAATGCTGGCTATGCGATCATCTCCTGCCGACCCGACGGCATCATTCAACTGTTCAATCCCGCCGCTGAGGCCTTGCTGGGCTACAGAACCGACGAACTGATCGGCTGCCAACACCCAGGCATCTTTCACGACCCTGCGGAGGTCGCGGCAAGGGCCAGACAATTCTCTGACGAATTGGGCCGCATCATTGCACCAGGGTTCGACGTCTTCGTGGAAAAGTGCCGGTGCAATCTGCCTAATGAACATGAGTGGACCTACATTCGGAAAGACGGCACCAGGAGAACCGTCCTCCTGAACGTCACGGCACTGCGGGATGCCGACGGCAAGATTACCGGCTACCTCGGCGTCGCTTCCGACGTCACCCCGCTCAAACGCACCGCCCAGGAATTGTTGCTGGCAAAGGAGGCTGCGGAGGCCGCCAGCCGCACCAAGTCGCAATTCCTCGCCAACATGAGCCATGAGATCCGGACACCGATGAACGGTGTCCTGGGCATGACCGAGCTGTTGCTCACAACCCCTCTCGACGCCCGGCAGCAGCATCTGACACGCACCATCCAACAATCAGGCGAAGCACTTCTGGCCATCATCAATGACATCCTCGACTTTTCCAAAATCGAAGCGGGCAAACTCCAACTCGAACGCCTGGACTTCGATCTTCAGGACACCGTCGACAATGCCGTAGAACTCTTCGCCACGCCGGCCCAACGGAAAAGGCTGGAACTCACGTGCCACATGCCGAATTCCGTTCCACGAGCGCTCCGCGGCGATCCGATCAGACTCCGGCAAGCGCTGCTGAACCTCATCAGCAATGCCCTGAAATTCACAGCCGCCGGGGAGATCAACGTCCGGGTCGAGGCGGTGACTGAGACCGACACGACCGTCACCCTCCGATTCACAGTGAAAGATTCCGGCGTCGGCATTCCACCAGAAGCCCAGCAGCGTATTTTCGAAGCCTTTTCCCAAGCCGATGGCACGACGACCCGCCGCTTCGGTGGAACCGGCCTCGGACTCACGATCGTCAAAGAACTCGTGGCCCTCATGCAGGGACAGATCGGCGTGGAGAGCCAGGTGGGACAGGGCTCCACCTTCTGGTTTACCACCGTCTTTGAACGGCAACCTGCCATCGCCCAGGACCAGCATCCCAAACATGCCTTGCTCCAACGACGGATTCTGGTCGTCGATGACACCGCCGCCAATCGCGAGATTCTTGACGATCATCTCCGGTCCTGGGGAGCGATTCCCGTGCTGGCCGCCTCCGCCGCTGAGTCGCTCACGCACCTTCGCGCCGCCGCCGATGCACAGCACCCGTTCGAGTTGGCGATTCTAGATTTCCAAATGCCCGACATGGACGGCATGCAACTGGCTCAGGCCATCCGGGCTGACCCGCAATTGGGCACGTTGCCGCTGTTGATGCTCACCTCCGTCGGGTACGACGCAGGAGCCTCCGGTGTATCGGCCGTTGATGGATGGGTCACCAAACCTGTACGTAAGCCCCTGCTGCATCAGGCCATTCTCGGCCTGCTTCGGACAGGACATCGGCCTGCTACTCATCGCCCAGAGCCCGTGGCTTCACCATCCTTGGCGGCGAAGACGCCCTCCGCCCGGCTCCTCCTCGTCGAAGACACGCCGGTCAACCGTGAGGTCGCCACGGGAATGCTCGACCTCATGGGATACTCGGTTTGTGCAGTCGAGAACGGCCGTCTTGCCCTTGCGGCGATTGCACAGGAACGGTTTGATCTCGTCTTGATGGATTGCCAGATGCCGGAAATGGACGGGTTCACCGCCACCGCCGCAATCCGGCAACAGGAGAGCCAGCCCGGTCGTCATCGCCTCCCGATCATCGCCCTGACCGCCAATGCGATGGAAGGCGATCGCGCCCGCTGTCTCGCCGCCGGCATGGACGACTATCTGGCCAAGCCATTTACCGTGGCGGAACTCAACACCATCCTCACACGATGGCTGGCGCCGGGCAGAGCCGACAACAAGGCGGCACCCACGCCGCCATCCACTGCAGCGGATGACTCGACGCATGGGCCGGATCAGCCTGCCGCGGAGGCCGACATCGACAAGACGGCCTGGGAGGCGATTCGGTCGCTCCAACGGCCAGGGCGCCCCGATATTCTCGCGAAAGTCCTCACCACCTACCTGAATGACTCCCGGGTATTGGTCGAGGAAATTCGCGCCGCCGTCGAGGCGCAAGACTCCGGCGCGCTCGCGAACGCTGCGCATCGGTTGAAATCCAGCAGTGCGCAACTCGGCGCCTTAGCCACCGCGACCCACTGCAAAGAGTTGGAACAATTGGGACGACTGGCACAACTCGACGACGCCGCCCGCCTGCTGGTTCTACTGATCGAGACGCACCAGGCCGCCTGCGCGGCGATGGCCGCCGAACTTCGCCATCACCCGGCGACCTGA